Proteins from a single region of Sesamum indicum cultivar Zhongzhi No. 13 linkage group LG5, S_indicum_v1.0, whole genome shotgun sequence:
- the LOC110012024 gene encoding probable (S)-N-methylcoclaurine 3'-hydroxylase isozyme 2, which translates to MDLLPLLAFVSIPACLFFLLWYRKAIQSSRFPPTAYAWQLVCNMSMSPLASLANLAQIYGPIFSLRVGALLIVVASSPETAKEILKARDHIFSGRYIPSLYYKIIPHMEQSSVLGSRECNDDWKYIRGMCHNWLFSNKAIKLRNEIRERKMMEMADYLRAKEGKIMTLRNIVFATLANSMSNMMVSRDLIDLGRECEGRNQRLMGFIEAIMLDVLGTPSVVDLFPTLEGLLGFWERRKATKLHQEFKSLWGKVIEERREEKCAGKAPYHDLLDALIDNGFCNDKICALLMVNLISPSIHLNIDPARFFATSMDDHDLDHIISPNRA; encoded by the coding sequence atggatCTCCTTCCTCTTCTTGCTTTTGTATCAATACCAGCTTGtctgttttttcttctgtGGTACCGTAAAGCGATTCAAAGCTCTCGATTTCCACCAACCGCATATGCATGGCAGCTCGTATGCAACATGTCCATGAGTCCCCTAGCCTCATTAGCCAATCTAGCGCAAATTTATGGCCCCATTTTCTCTCTAAGGGTTGGAGCATTGCTCATCGTTGTTGCTTCATCACCAGAAACCGCGAAGGAAATACTTAAAGCTCGCGATCATATATTTTCTGGAAGGTACATTCCTTCattgtattataaaattatcccaCACATGGAGCAATCTTCGGTATTGGGATCCAGAGAATGCAACGATGATTGGAAATACATACGGGGTATGTGTCACAATTGGCTTTTCTCTAACAAAGCTATAAAACTACGGAATGAGATTAGAGAGAGgaaaatgatggaaatggCGGATTATCTGCGTGCTAAAGAGGGGAAAATCATGACGCTAAGGAATATAGTCTTTGCAACTCTTGCTAACTCTATGAGTAACATGATGGTGTCGAGGGACCTAATTGATCTTGGACGTGAATGTGAAGGCCGAAATCAGAGGTTGATGGGATTTATAGAGGCAATAATGCTGGACGTTCTTGGAACTCCAAGCGTGGTTGACTTGTTTCCAACTTTGGAGGGATTGCTAGGGTTCTGGGAAAGAAGGAAGGCCACTAAGTTACATCAAGAGTTCAAGTCTCTTTGGGGGAAAGTTATCGaggaaagaagagaagaaaaatgtgCTGGGAAAGCGCCATATCATGATTTGCTGGATGCTTTAATCGACAATGGATTTTGCAACGACAAAATCTGCGCACTTTTGATGGTCAATTTGATCTCGCCTTCAatccatttaaatattgatCCCGCTCGATTTTTTGCGACCTCGATGGACGACCACGATCTTGACCACATCATCTCCCCAAATCGGGCCTGA
- the LOC105162315 gene encoding probable (S)-N-methylcoclaurine 3'-hydroxylase isozyme 2, which yields MLVAGTFTSCITIEWLMAELIKNQRVLHKLQREIENTVDGDIKNASSHHMPFLQACLKETLRLHPPTLFGVPRRALETCTVKNYVIPKDSVILINNWALARDPMTWDEPLKFKPKRFLESKLELTGNLQFQFLPFGAGRRICPGLNSATTHIGRIVSLLVHSFDWVLPEGIKQNDLNMTEKLVLTVYMKEPLSLIPRSRSSQ from the coding sequence ATGCTGGTGGCGGGCACTTTTACTAGTTGTATAACGATAGAGTGGTTGATGGCGGAGCTCATAAAAAACCAACGAGTTCTGCACAAACTTCAACGTGAGATTGAAAATACGGTCGATGGAGATATTAAAAATGCCTCCTCCCATCACATGCCTTTCTTGCAAGCTTGTCTCAAAGAGACATTAAGGCTGCATCCCCCAACTTTGTTTGGTGTACCACGTCGTGCGTTAGAGACTTGTACAGTAAAGAACTATGTCATACCCAAGGATTCTGTGATTCTCATAAACAATTGGGCACTGGCGAGAGACCCAATGACTTGGGACGAGCCTTTGAAGTTTAAGCCAAAGAGGTTTTTGGAGTCCAAGTTAGAGTTGACGGGAAATCTTCAGTTTCAATTTCTTCCCTTTGGGGCTGGGAGAAGGATCTGTCCGGGACTTAATTCAGCTACTACTCATATTGGGCGTATCGTGTCATTATTGGTGCATTCTTTTGATTGGGTACTTCCAGAGGGAATCAAACAAAATGATCTCAACATGACTGAGAAATTGGTGCTAACAGTGTACATGAAAGAACCATTGTCGTTGATTCCTAGATCAAGAAGTTCACAGTaa